The following are encoded in a window of Acidobacteriota bacterium genomic DNA:
- a CDS encoding arginine--tRNA ligase, translating into MIDLFGEVRAGVEAAVRRACPAAPPEVPVEFPPDPSLGDLATPVAFGLARILKRPPRAIAEELAREIAALPGVAAAEAAGPGFVNVRLDRDAGLARLLAPPG; encoded by the coding sequence ATGATCGACCTGTTCGGTGAGGTCCGCGCCGGCGTCGAGGCGGCGGTCCGCCGGGCCTGCCCCGCGGCTCCGCCGGAGGTGCCGGTCGAGTTCCCTCCCGATCCCTCCTTGGGAGACCTCGCCACGCCGGTCGCGTTCGGCCTGGCGCGGATCCTGAAGCGCCCGCCGCGGGCGATCGCCGAGGAGCTCGCGCGCGAGATCGCAGCGCTTCCGGGGGTGGCCGCCGCCGAGGCGGCGGGCCCGGGATTCGTCAACGTGCGCCTCGACCGCGACGCCGGCCTCGCGCGGCTCCTGGCCCCCCCCGGCC